A stretch of the Oxyura jamaicensis isolate SHBP4307 breed ruddy duck chromosome 4, BPBGC_Ojam_1.0, whole genome shotgun sequence genome encodes the following:
- the NPY1R gene encoding neuropeptide Y receptor type 1, whose protein sequence is MKPVTAGNIIQQVGNNMNASVLGSPGNSSSHLNFSEKNSQILQFEDEDCHVPLAMVFTLALAYGTVIILGVSGNLALIVIILKQKEMRNVTNILIVNLSFSDLLVTIMCLPFTFVYTLMDHWIFGEAMCKLNPFVQCASITVSVFSLVLIAIERHQLIINPRGWRPNNRHAYMGIAAIWILATASSLPFLIYHVLTDEPFRNITFDEYKDKYVCLDLFPLDTARLSYTTTLLVIQYFGPLCFIFICYLKIYIRLKKRNNMMDKMRDNKYRSSETKRINIMLISIVVAFAVCWLPLTIFNIVFDWNHEILPVATCSHNLLFLICHLTAMISTCVNPIFYGFLNKNFQRDLQFLFHFCHFRSREEDYETIAMSTMHTDVSKTSLKQASPVAFKKINSDDDDKI, encoded by the exons ATGAAACCCGTGACAGCTGGGAATATTATACAGCAAGTTGGGAACAACATGAATGCTTCAGTTCTTGGCTCCCCGGGAAATAGTTCCAGCCACCTgaatttttcagagaagaacTCGCAGATCTTACAGTTTGAGGATGAAGATTGCCATGTGCCTTTGGCCATGGTCTTCACCTTGGCCTTGGCTTATGGGACCGTGATAATTCTGGGAGTGTCTGGGAATCTGGCCCTGattgtcattattttaaaacaaaaggaaatgcgCAATGTTACTAACATCCTCATTGTCAACCTGTCCTTTTCTGATCTTCTAGTGACCATCATGTGTCTTCCCTTTACCTTTGTGTATACCTTAATGGACCACTGGATTTTTGGGGAGGCCATGTGCAAGTTGAACCCTTTTGTGCAATGTGCCTCAATCACCGTCTCGGTCTTTTCTTTAGTCCTCATTGCCATTGAGCGCCACCAGCTGATCATCAACCCCCGAGGCTGGAGGCCAAACAACAGGCATGCCTACATGGGAATTGCTGCCATATGGATTTTAGCCACAGCTTCCTCCTTGCCTTTCCTGATCTACCACGTGCTAACAGACGAACCCTTCAGAAACATAACGTTTGATGAATATAAGGACAAATATGTGTGTTTGGACCTGTTCCCCTTGGACACTGCCCGGCTTTCTTATACCACGACTTTATTGGTGATTCAGTACTTTGGACcgctttgttttatatttatttgctaCTTAAAG ATATACATacgattaaaaaaaaggaacaacatGATGGACAAGATGAGAGACAATAAGTACAGATCCTCTGAAACCAAAAGGATCAACATCATGCTGATCTCAATAGTGGTTGCCTTTGCCGTTTGCTGGCTGCCTCTGACCATCTTCAATATCGTGTTTGATTGGAACCATGAAATTCTGCCCGTTGCTACCTGCAGCCACAACCTCTTGTTCCTCATCTGCCACCTCACCGCCATGATCTCCACCTGTGTGAACCCCATCTTCTATGGGTTTCTCAACAAGAACTTCCAGAGGGACCTGCAGTTTTTGTTCCACTTTTGCCACTTCCGCTCCCGTGAGGAGGATTATGAGACCATAGCCATGTCCACCATGCACACAGATGTTTCAAAAACCTCTCTAAAGCAGGCAAGCCcagttgcatttaaaaaaataaatagcgaTGATGATGACAAAATATAA